The nucleotide sequence AACGATCTGGTCGACCCTTCATGTTTGACCGGCTCTCAGGGCTCATTCAACCAACTTTGCCTAATCCGCAATCCACAGTCTCATAGTCCACCGAATCCTGTGATTTTAAccgtttgactttgacctccacttcAACCGATCTTCACTACTTTGACATCCATTAGAtgttaatgatttagatttataTGATATATTAAGATGTTTGAACACTAATCTTATAGTCATAATAGCCTATAAACTTCATTTCTAGATTTTATAATGTCTTTGATGTGTATATTAGTATAATTTCACAATACCAACACTTCACTCCTACTTCATTATATACCACATTTGATGATGAGatagaaattttaataataaaatttattctattttcatttaattttgatttatcaatttaaaattttaactctTTATCCCTTCAAAATTACAAGtgcatatatataaattttgtgagtGTATACGTCAAATGACCCTTTAGATCTTTAGATCTTGTGAGGATTCTCTTTTTTTATTCTCTTTCAGGATTATTTTGGttattaatattttctttttttcattTTGACTTGAGATCAAAGAGGttaagtattattttttaaacatagaAGGTAGGAGGTAAACTATGACGTTATATTTTTTAAACATAGAAGGTAGGAGGTAAACTATGACGTTATAGAAAACAGAGAGGACTTAAAAGTTATTTAGCCTAATTAAAGGTATACTTAGCACTAAGGCTCTATTGATGTAGAGCAGACAGAATTTTATTTGTTCTGTGTCAATCTATCTCTGAAACTTTAAGTTCAGTTCCAAGCTAAAATGGGGAATACACCTTCATTTGGCTGAAATGAAGCAATGACGCAGTTCAACCCGAAGGATAACAACATAGTGGGCATCCTCTTAATAAATGATACAGATCCAGAAGACATAGTAAATCGAATCACTTATTACAGTTTATATGAACCCCATAACCTGTAAAAGAGAATTGAGCTACCTGAGTTTGTCTAGCATTGGCAGCCAGTTGATCTTTGCTGCCCCCTGCCGGTGGCCACATCGATAGTATCCGGTAGGTATCTTCACCATAGGCAAATCAAAAAATTGTGATCAGCGTGTTAATCAATATGAATTATTCAAACAAGAAACCCAACTGATATAAATTATTAGAGTCGAATAAACTCTGTTTTTCAGAGCCCCACATATACTAGTGTTATCGAATAAATGAGGAAGAATCCATCCAACATAATAACTTCGATATTCATGTGCAAATTCATAAACTTCAATTTTGTACACCATTCAACTCTCTACTGGGAATCAGAAATGCACTTACATTTCCTCCTCTGGTTCATTCTTGAGAGCAATGCTGGCTATGCACTGGAAAGCAGCTTCCACATTTGTTCCCTCCTTAGCAGATGTCTCAAAGTAAGGAAGGTTGCCCTTTGAAGCACACCATTGCTTTGCCTTCTTCTCAGAAACCTGAAATCTCACACAAAACATCAACTCCGTATGTTATGAAGCACTTATTGATGCAAACACAAAAGGAATCTTCAATCATTGAGAAACATAGATGAAGGAAAACACAGATACCACTCGACTGTTACCGCCATCAATGTCTGCTTTATTCCCCAAGACTATAAATGGGAAGTTATCTGGTTCTGAGGGGCTTGCCTAGACATTTTGAAAACAGAATTAGCTGAGAAAGAATCATCATAACATGTTTATAGCAGACAGGCAGGAGGGACTGCTATCATGCTACCTGAATCAGAAATTCTTCCCGCCAACGGTTTAGGTTATCAAATGATTTCCCAACATTTACATCATAGACAAGAACACAACAATCTGCACCACGATAGAATGCCACACCTAGACTTTGGAACCTTTCCTGCCCTGCCGTATCCCATATCTAAAAGAACGA is from Zingiber officinale cultivar Zhangliang chromosome 7B, Zo_v1.1, whole genome shotgun sequence and encodes:
- the LOC122005412 gene encoding ras-related protein Rab7-like — protein: MASRRRTLLKVIILGDSGVGKTSLMNQYVTKKFSNQYKATIGADFLTKEVQIDDRLFTLQIWDTAGQERFQSLGVAFYRGADCCVLVYDVNVGKSFDNLNRWREEFLIQASPSEPDNFPFIVLGNKADIDGGNSRVVSEKKAKQWCASKGNLPYFETSAKEGTNVEAAFQCIASIALKNEPEEEIYLPDTIDVATGRGQQRSTGCQC